A window of the Halopseudomonas phragmitis genome harbors these coding sequences:
- a CDS encoding tetratricopeptide repeat protein — MPFFILSVLMQVALVIHVVKTGRNTTWIWIIVMLPLAGAIAYLILEVLPGASNSRTGKKAARKVQDIINPDRDINRAASDYSAADTVQNSMELARQCLNRNMFQEAKSLYQKCLKGPYANDPDLMFGLASAEFGLNDFAATRQTLDRLIAENPGYKNQDAHLLYARALEGLGDRAAAQHEYETLYTYFTGPQAMFHFALFLKGQGETARAKALFSEVIEKSKRSGRHFNELYKDYINKAKAELSG, encoded by the coding sequence ATGCCTTTTTTTATTCTCTCAGTGCTGATGCAGGTGGCGCTTGTTATTCATGTTGTGAAAACGGGTCGCAATACAACATGGATATGGATAATCGTGATGCTGCCACTGGCCGGGGCTATCGCTTATTTGATTCTTGAGGTTCTTCCTGGGGCTTCCAATAGCCGTACTGGGAAAAAGGCGGCGAGAAAGGTTCAGGACATCATAAATCCAGACAGGGATATCAACCGGGCGGCTAGTGACTATTCCGCAGCCGACACCGTGCAAAATTCTATGGAGCTGGCCAGGCAGTGCCTGAATCGGAATATGTTCCAGGAGGCAAAAAGCTTATATCAGAAATGTCTGAAAGGGCCTTATGCCAACGATCCCGATTTGATGTTTGGCTTGGCGAGTGCGGAGTTTGGGCTGAATGATTTCGCGGCTACCAGGCAAACGCTGGACCGGCTGATTGCGGAGAATCCTGGCTACAAGAATCAAGATGCTCATCTGTTGTACGCCAGGGCGCTGGAAGGGCTGGGTGACAGGGCTGCTGCTCAGCACGAGTATGAGACGCTTTATACCTATTTCACCGGGCCACAGGCCATGTTCCATTTTGCGCTGTTTCTCAAAGGCCAGGGTGAAACCGCCAGGGCTAAGGCCTTGTTCTCAGAGGTCATTGAGAAATCGAAGAGGTCTGGCAGGCACTTCAATGAGCTGTACAAGGATTACATCAATAAAGCGAAGGCTGAGCTGTCCGGTTAA
- a CDS encoding SRPBCC family protein — MANIEHVQYVNVPPALVYQALTTASGLAEVWTQDLQFSAEIDAVNEFRFGDERPTKMKITALIPDTRMTWHCVDSDPEWIGTNVSFELNDMGNKTAVTLRHTDWREVTEFYRFCNYNWAIFLLSLKQYCEGGAGIHYQARKF; from the coding sequence ATGGCAAATATTGAGCATGTCCAGTACGTGAATGTTCCCCCTGCACTCGTTTACCAAGCGTTGACGACGGCGAGCGGGTTGGCTGAGGTCTGGACCCAGGATTTACAGTTCTCTGCTGAAATTGATGCGGTTAATGAGTTTCGGTTCGGCGACGAGCGTCCGACGAAGATGAAAATTACAGCGCTGATACCCGATACCAGAATGACCTGGCATTGTGTCGATTCAGACCCTGAGTGGATTGGGACTAACGTCAGTTTCGAGCTAAATGATATGGGCAACAAGACAGCTGTCACCCTGCGGCATACAGACTGGCGTGAAGTCACCGAGTTTTACCGGTTCTGTAATTATAATTGGGCGATTTTTCTGTTGAGCCTTAAGCAATACTGTGAAGGTGGGGCGGGCATTCATTACCAGGCGCGTAAATTTTAG